The Gopherus evgoodei ecotype Sinaloan lineage chromosome 4, rGopEvg1_v1.p, whole genome shotgun sequence nucleotide sequence CCAAGCCCAGCCTAGGGAAATTgcagggaagggagatggggCCAGCCCACTGCCTGCTCTGGGGCtgtggtctgtgtgtgtgtgttggggtccaTGATGGAGCTTGGCCCTTACCCAGCCTCTGGAACACAAAGAGGGCCTGCAGCCCATCCGTCCACACAAAGCGAGTGGAGTTTTTCCAGCGCAGGTTCTGAAGGAGACAGAGGCACAAGGGAAATCAGAGGCAGGAAATGGCAACGCGAGcacctgctcagcccaccacagAGCTCAGCACGCTGGGTCCCTTTACTCACATcctttctcctctcttctccaggctGCTCCATTCAGTCACCTCCCCATGTCACTTACTCCAGATCCCCAGTAGGAAGCAGCTCCTCATCTCTCCAGGGTTAGAGGACTCCCCCTAGTGGCTGAACCCCTCAGCAGGGGGAGAACTGCGTCATCACCGTACTGATCCACTTTCCAAAGCAACCCTTTCCCAACAAGAACCATCCCCCTCTCTGAGCCCGTCCCTGGGACCCAGCCATCTAgagttctccctcctcctccctatgAGTGGGGGTGTGAGTGGCAGGCAGCAGCTCAGGGAGCACACAAAGGTTAATCAGATCATCGGATTTATACAGAACACCAAGACCCAGTCGAGCTTCCCAACAGAGATCCTAGAAAATCCTCTTAAAGCCCGCTGCCCAGCTATGGCCCATGGGCAGCGCCAGGCAGGGGAAGCTGCCAGGCAGATGCCCTCCCAGTTACTTGTATTGGCACCGCAGAGGGATGGGGTCTGACggtctgagcacagggctgggagtcaggacacctgggtggGGTTCCCAGCTCAGCTGCTCACTAACTcggtggctttgggcaagtcacctaggcCCAGCTCCTTAGAAGtatatacctttgaggatttgacCCTTggcccctctctgtgccttagtgtCACCCTCTGtgcagtggtgggggggagggagagaggggagatgATGCTGATGACTCCCTCTTTCGGGGAGGGGGCTGGATGGCAGGTGTTCTcaaatccctggctggggggtactggagcagggcagagggggaccACAGAATTCATGGCAGCAAAGGTAGCTGGTATCTGGCTGGCAGTGCCTCACCATTATGCTCTGTTCCAGTGGGTTACAAGCATCAATGGTTCTTATTACTGATGTTTTGCAGCACCAAACAGTTGAATCCAACACAAGAGGCTGGTTTATTATTCCGTGGCTTTAGGCCAGGTACTAGTCTCAGCCAGCCAGTCACCCCAGTGCTCACCCTGGCGTCTCAGAGccaagcagcagccccagcagagaAATGAGATTTGTGGAGCTAGCCCTTTAAGAGACTGGCAATGTCACAGCAGGTAGCAGAGACAGATTCTGAGCAGCAGATGAGATTAAAGGGGGGAGGGTGCAGTGCCTAAGAGACAGGGCAGGAAAGAGTTAACAGTGAGGAGGTGATGGTGGGTGTCTTGAGGATGGGAGGAGAGCAAACCTCCCTACCCTTCTCCTCCGAGGAGGGCAGGGCACAAGCTGCTCCAAGCCAAACTGAGACAGATACTCGCAGCTTGCGGCTGCTGCGACCAGCTGCACCCTGAGCGTTGGCTCCTGGTGGGGATTTATCCCATGTAATGCCCTGCACAGACATTGGCACTACTCACCCAAGGATTAGCCTTGCTGATGGGGAAGCCACTCCAGCAAGACTCTAAAGCAGGCTTGGGAGCTTTCCAGGGCAAGTACTGACGAGGCCAGGCATCTGTGTAAACTCAACTCCCTAGGGCTCCCACCAGGATCCAACCCAGGATGCACTTGTTCATCTGTTGGATCCTGATCAGAACTGGGgagaccaggagctgctgctcaggGGGGAGCTgaaaagggaaggagggggatttCAAAGGGAAAGGCTCTTGCTGTACCGCCCTCTCATGGGTACCACAGTTGAGGACACAGGTCAGTCTCCACCCTAGCTCCAGCAGTCCCCTGCCAGGAGGGTGTTCTCTGAGGCCTGACTTCTGCTGAGCAGTGATTTGGGTTTTTAGATGGAGCAAAATCCCTTTGGGAGGAAGTGATGGGATATCAACAGACTGGCCAATGGCCCAAGCtctgctgggggagggtgggcgACCCCACTAGATGGATCGGTGCAGCCACTCCACGACCCCTTTAGGAGTGAACACCTCTGATTTCCCCACTGTGAGCATTCTGATCACTCCCAGGACAGCTTCTGAGGGCAGAACCGATGCCTCTGCCatcctctggccccagccgccaagGGAGGAGTTGGATTCAAATGTATTTTGAATCCCAAACTAACCCCTGTCCAAATAAACTCTCACTGTGGAGTTGCGTCCCCTGGCCACGTTTCCCACCATGGCATCAAGAGAGCACAAGGCCCAGGACACCAGCACCTGCCGATGACGATGCAACAGGCTGCTGTgtgaggccctgctcctgctctcagCAGTGGGGACTCTGCTTGAAGTGGCTGGGAGGGCTGCTCACAGACCCACATCAGATCAGGTCCCCGAAGAGCCATAGCTGACTATGCTGCCTAGTGGAAGAAGCAGCTCTTCCCAAATCTGGCAGATGGGGCGGGCTtctgcccagccccagggacAAACTCCAAGAAGAGAGGAGGAGGCTGGGGAAGCACATGTGCCCCCAAAGAAAGGATCTGAGTTGGGGAGGAACAATGCTCCCCGTCACAAGCTGGGAGGAAGGTTCTGGGGAAGGGCTGCACAGAGCCAAGCTAAGCTccctccaagggagaggagaggaagtgggtcttgtatccctcccccactcctacTCCAGGCCCAATCCCCCGGCTTGAAGCATGGGGTGAATCCCCCAATCAGCGAGGGCCCAAGTGCAAGGGTGCttagcagcagctcctggtaCCTCACTCCTCTCCTTAGAGTGCCCCCCACTCTCCAGAGATGCACTGCTGCCTCCTTGGGAGACAGAAACATTCCACAGAGCAGCAATCCTCCCTCTCTGGAGCTGCAATGGGAGAGGGGCCCTGAGTGAAGTTCTGACCACTCCAGGCTCAGGAGTAGGTCTCCTCCCTCAGGATAAGCTGCTCTCCAGCAGGAGGCCAAGACAACACACCACTTACAGAGTGTGGCTGGACTGGCTTGGTGCACGATGTGGAATTTTGGCCATCTCTAAACCTTCATGCTggttggggaggggtgggagctAGCAGAGCTGATGGGCCAGTGTCCAGCTGGGGCAGGACATCAGGCCAGTGGGTGGTTCTGGAACTGCCGGAAGTGGGTATCATATCAGATGCgccaggctcccagctgctccGGAAGAGGGTGAGCTACCCATCTAGACAGATGTGTACAGCTGTTCCTACGCCCCCTGagactcccagagcccagccctgccttaCCATGACCCAGATGTGGAAGGCAATGCTCAGAACCAGGTAAGCAGCCGACAGGACAATGGTCCCTTTAAATTTGTGGAAAAGGAGGTTGACCAGGCCAGCCTGGAAGACGAAGGTGTTGAAAAacatgaggaagatgatgatgatgttgaaGAGGATGGCGATATCCTGGATGCTGCAGGGAGACAGATGCCATGAGCACACAGCACTTCCAGAGACCACAGCCCTCCCTGGGGCCGTGTGCTGGACACAGTGGCCAACACAAGCATTGCCCTCTGTCCTAGGGCGTGTCCCAGCTGCCCTGGCCTACACAGCAAAACACAAAGCCTGTGCTGGAACAACACCATGCACCAGGCCCCTGGGAGGAGAGGCAGCCAGCTCTGCGTGGTTCCTCCGGCCCAGGCAGACCCTCCTAATGCAGTAATTCGCTGCTTTGATAATTGATCTGGGCAGACACAGATGTTCCTCCCCAGATCTTTATATAACAAATACTTGGCTTAGTGCCAAGAACACGGGCTGGCTCTGGGAATGGAGCCACTGTCCACAGACCTGACTCTCCCTGCAGCTacgctccctcctccccagcagctagtaactgatgcttcagaagaaggcagCCAGGTACTGCTGCACACTGCGGGGAAAGAGGACAAAAccttccccaagtccccaccctccACTTCATTGCCTCAGTATGTCCTCTCATCCCCCTTGTGTCCCTCCTCCCCATTTTCTTGGTACAGTGGCAGTGAGCCGGAAGAGAACCCagggctcctgactcccagccctctgctctaaccacaagcccacactccctcccacaactGAGAAGTGAACCCAGCTCTCCCAATTCCAACCGCTAGCCCCTGCCGCCTCACATGAAGAGCACAAGCTGGATGACAGGGGCCATGCGGAGCAGCTCTGAGAAGGAGTTGACGAAGAGATCATAGACAAGCAGCAGGAACTGCACGGAGAGCACCAGGCTGTAGTTACTAGTCCGGAGCATCTTCCTTTCCCAGGGCTGTGGTCCCTCAGCGTGTGCATTCCAGAGAACGGAGCCAGCTCATCCTCAGGGCCAG carries:
- the TMEM138 gene encoding transmembrane protein 138, with the translated sequence MLRTSNYSLVLSVQFLLLVYDLFVNSFSELLRMAPVIQLVLFIIQDIAILFNIIIIFLMFFNTFVFQAGLVNLLFHKFKGTIVLSAAYLVLSIAFHIWVMNLRWKNSTRFVWTDGLQALFVFQRLAAVLYCYFYKRTALHLGDPRFYQDSLWLRKEFAQVRN